From Pogona vitticeps strain Pit_001003342236 chromosome ZW-PAR, PviZW2.1, whole genome shotgun sequence, one genomic window encodes:
- the GTF3C4 gene encoding general transcription factor 3C polypeptide 4, with amino-acid sequence MAAAGVAMVAEGSPGAGKAAASPEEEEEEEEELEPSPVEEEEEEEEEEGPEGEAGPAGGSSAGFRLTAVRREPAVRLQHSVTGLEPLAWSEDHRVSVATARSVAVLEQLSDVHGGGGGGADLVLHRTAVPAPAAACHLKVGSKKEVAVCKEKFASSKDPTISQTFMLDRVFNPEGKLLPSMRGYKYASWSPLGCDANGRCLLAALTMDNRLTIHANLNRLQWVQLVDLTELYGERLCENGYRLCKGEIPRADLGDFSEFQRRHSMQTPVRMEWSGICTTQQVKHNNECRDVGSVLLAVVFENGNIAVWQFQLPFTGKESITSCNTIESGIGSPSVLSWWEYEHSNRKMSGLIVGSTFGPIKILPVNLKAVKGYFTLRQPVVLWQEMDQLPVHSIKSIPLYHPYQKCSCSLVVAARGCYVFWCLLLISKAGLNVHNSHVTGLHALPIVSMTVDRQNGTVYTCSVDGKVRQLIPIFTDAALKFEHQLISLSEVFGSVRTHGIAVSPCGAYLAVVTTEGMTNGLHPISKTYQVQFVTLKTFEEAAAQLLESSVQNLFRQVDLTDLIRWKILKEKHIPRFLQEALDKKIETFGSTYFWRFKLFLLRVLYQSLHKAPSEALWRPTHEDAKVFLAHSPGADPLEEQPQDEGTSKQSRTRRVSEASRGVETGDDALGHSSDLGGREPVENRLLEIHTQIEVVEMHLTREHMKRVLGEVYLHTWITENTSIPTRGVCDFLMSDESYDDRTARVLIGHILKKMNKQTFPEHCSLCKQILPFTDRKQAVCSNGHIWLRCFLTYQACQSLVYRRCLLRDSIARHPTPADPEWIKRLLQGPCTFCDSPVF; translated from the exons ATGGCGGCGGCCGGGGTTGCTATGGTTGCTGAGGGGAGCCCCGGGGCCGGGAAGGCCGCCGCCTcgcctgaggaagaggaagaggaggaggaagagctcgAGCCGTCGCcggtggaagaagaggaggaggaggaggaagaagagggcccTGAGGGGGAGGCCGGCCCGGCGGGCGGGAGCAGCGCCGGGTTCCGCTTAACGGCGGTGCGCCGCGAACCGGCGGTGCGTCTCCAGCACAGCGTGACCGGCCTGGAGCCCCTGGCCTGGTCCGAGGACCACCGCGTCTCGGTCGCCACGGCCCGGAGCGTCGCCGTCCTCGAGCAGCTGAGCGACGtccacggaggaggaggaggaggcgccgaCCTCGTCCTCCACCGCACCGCCGTCCCAGCCCCGGCCGCCGCCTGTCACCTCAAG gtTGGTTCCAAAAAAGAAGTTGCGGTATGTAAGGAAAAGTTTGCCAGTTCAAAGGATCCCACGATCAGCCAGACGTTCATGCTAGACAGGGTGTTCAACCCGGAAGGGAAATTACTACCTTCCATGCGAGGCTACAAATACGCCAGCTGGTCTCCGCTGGGCTGCGACGCGAACGGACGGTGTCTTTTGGCCGCGTTGACCATGGACAACAGACTGACCATCCACGCTAACCTGAACAGGCTTCAGTGGGTGCAGCTGGTTGATTTGACTGAACTCTACGGAGAGCGTTTGTGTGAAAACGGCTACAGGCTTTGCAAGGGAGAAATCCCCCGGGCCGATTTAGGGGACTTCTCCGAATTCCAGAGGAGACACAGCATGCAGACGCCCGTCCGCATGGAGTGGTCGGGGATCTGCACCACCCAGCAGGTGAAGCATAACAATGAGTGTCGGGATGTGGGCAGCGTTTTGCTGGCCGTGGTCTTCGAAAACGGGAACATAGCCGTCTGGCAGTTCCAGCTTCCTTTCACGGGCAAAGAATCCATCACCTCGTGCAACACCATCGAGTCGGGCATCGGCTCCCCCAgcgtcttgtcctggtgggaatACGAGCACAGCAACCGAAAGATGAGTGGGCTCATTGTAGGGAGCACGTTCGGGCCCATAAAAATCCTCCCCGTCAACCTGAAAGCGGTCAAAGGCTACTTCACGCTGCGACAGCCGGTGGTTTTGTGGCAAGAGATGGACCAGTTGCCAGTCCACAGTATCAAGAGCATCCCGCTCTATCATCCCTATCAGAAATGTAGTTGCAGCTTAGTGGTGGCTGCTCGGGGCTGTTACGTCTTCTGGTGCTTGCTCTTGATCTCCAAAGCCGGCTTGAATGTCCATAACTCCCACGTGACGGGATTGCACGCCCTGCCCATTGTCTCCATGACGGTGGACCGGCAGAACGGCACTGTTTACACGTGCTCCGTGGACGGGAAGGTCCGGCAGCTGATCCCCATCTTCACGGACGCTGCCTTGAAATTCGAGCACCAGCTGATCAGCTTGTCGGAGGTGTTCGGCTCGGTGAGGACGCACGGGATCGCGGTGAGTCCGTGCGGGGCCTACCTGGCGGTCGTAACGACAGAGGGCATGACCAACGGCCTCCATCCCATTTCCAAAACCTACCAGGTCCAGTTTGTGACCCTCAAAACGTTTGAGGAGGCTGCCGCTCAGCTGTTGGAATCGTCCGTCCAGAACCTCTTCCGGCAGGTAGACCTGACCGACCTCATCCGCTGGAAGATTCTGAAAGAGAAGCACATCCCACGATTCTTGCAGGAGGCCTTGGATAAAAAGATCGAAACCTTTGGCTCCACGTATTTCTGGCGCTTCAAGCTGTTCCTCTTGAGGGTCTTGTATCAGTCACTGCACAAAGCGCCGTCCGAGGCTTTGTGGAGGCCGACGCACGAGGACGCAAAAGTCTTTCTGGCACATTCCCCTGGGGCAGACCCTCTCGAGGAGCAGCCGCAGGATGAGGGGACTTCGAAACAGAGCAGGACGCGGCGCGTGAGCGAAGCAAGCAGGGGAGTGGAGACGGGCGATGACGCCCTTGGCCACTCAAGTGACCTTGGAGGGCGGGAGCCGGTGGAAAACAGGCTTCTGGAGATCCACACCCAGATTGAAGTGGTAGAAATGCATTTGACGCGGGAACATATGAAGCGGGTGCTGGGTGAGGTATACTTGCACACGTGGATTACAGAAAACACCAGCATTCCTACGAGAGGGGTCTGTGACTTCTTAATGTCTGACGAAAGTTATGACGACCGGACCGCACGG GTGCTGATTGGGCATATCTTAAAGAAGATGAACAAACAGACCTTCCCGGAGCACTGCAGCTTGTGCAAACAGATCCTGCCGTTCACGGATCGCAAGCAGGCGGTTTGTTCCAATGGACACATTTGGCTCAG GTGCTTTCTAACCTACCAGGCCTGCCAGAGTTTGGTGTACCGAAGGTGTCTGTTGCGTGACAGCATCGCCCGGCATCCGACCCCGGCTG ATCCCGAATGGATCAAGAGGTTGTTGCAAGGACCTTGTACGTTCTGTGACTCTCCTGTTTTCTAG